One part of the Phycisphaerae bacterium genome encodes these proteins:
- a CDS encoding malectin domain-containing carbohydrate-binding protein, which produces MNLLCAGTLSKGSLRVQTCPRHFARALGIVLASLLAGSSAASAQPTESRLGLHMIINYTSGASQVVNAHPRIHKILDTHGAMLASARDFKNNNPNGVLVLRIYTTKSYNISHDPAWAATDFWNTVLAPPINSLSAQDRALIDYVEGPNECDSTPCWGSIQNAQWLNNFWLSLAPLIANAGFRPCAFCIPVGNPPGSLSDMQAQLDAVVPALRVCKSYNGGWSYHAYTLPYSKSVSTEIWYSLRYRQFYSYFRSTYPDLADLPLLLTEGGVDGQSGEGGPGWKVDDAARYVDWLTWFDARMKEDPYVVGCTLFQSGDLSGWFSFDTEEINPWLAQHILSSVPPTPPAVPANLNAAINGPTSVQLTWSSASGAISYNVKRSMTGGDSYSTIGTSTTLSYTDNDLTLGATYHYVVSAVNNVGESANSNESTITVTGGYAANSGGSSAGRFAADTCYDGGYTYMTSASVDTTGATDPAPQAVYQSERWASPSFTYTFPNLVAGAEYTVRLHFAEIYFTSAGKRRFNVSINGAQVLTNFDIIGTAGAANKAVVHTFTTNANPSGQVIIQYSAGSADNPKAGGIEIIRNLPPVYMGDFDQDLDVDQRDFGLLQACLSGNGITQNDPSCTAADLDGDADVDLADFGVFLNCLSGERVMPPESCRT; this is translated from the coding sequence ATGAACCTTCTTTGCGCCGGCACACTCTCCAAAGGATCTCTCCGTGTCCAGACATGTCCGCGCCATTTCGCGCGGGCTTTGGGTATCGTCCTGGCCTCCCTCCTTGCCGGCTCGTCTGCAGCCTCGGCCCAGCCGACCGAGAGCCGGCTCGGGCTGCACATGATCATCAACTACACGAGCGGGGCTTCGCAGGTAGTCAACGCCCACCCACGAATCCACAAGATCCTCGACACCCACGGCGCCATGCTGGCGTCAGCACGCGATTTCAAGAACAACAACCCCAACGGCGTGCTGGTCCTGCGAATCTACACCACGAAGTCGTACAACATCTCGCACGACCCTGCGTGGGCAGCCACAGATTTCTGGAACACGGTCCTGGCCCCGCCCATCAATAGCCTGTCAGCCCAGGACCGGGCGCTGATCGACTACGTCGAGGGACCCAACGAATGCGACAGCACCCCCTGCTGGGGGTCCATTCAGAATGCGCAGTGGCTCAACAACTTCTGGCTTTCTCTGGCTCCCCTCATCGCCAACGCCGGGTTCCGCCCCTGTGCCTTCTGCATTCCCGTGGGCAACCCGCCGGGCTCGCTGAGCGATATGCAGGCCCAGCTCGATGCCGTCGTGCCGGCGCTCCGGGTCTGCAAAAGCTACAACGGCGGGTGGAGTTATCACGCATATACTCTTCCCTACTCCAAGAGCGTGAGCACGGAGATCTGGTACTCGCTGCGATACCGCCAGTTTTACAGCTACTTCCGGAGCACCTACCCCGACCTGGCCGACCTGCCACTGCTGCTGACTGAAGGCGGCGTCGACGGCCAGAGCGGCGAGGGCGGCCCGGGATGGAAGGTCGACGATGCGGCCCGGTACGTCGACTGGCTGACTTGGTTTGACGCTCGGATGAAAGAAGACCCTTACGTCGTCGGTTGCACGTTGTTCCAATCGGGCGACCTGTCCGGCTGGTTCTCCTTCGACACCGAGGAAATCAACCCCTGGTTGGCCCAGCACATCCTCTCGTCTGTTCCTCCGACGCCGCCCGCCGTACCCGCCAATCTCAACGCCGCGATCAACGGCCCGACTTCCGTGCAACTGACCTGGAGCTCTGCAAGCGGTGCAATCAGCTACAACGTGAAACGATCAATGACCGGCGGAGACTCCTACTCGACCATCGGAACGTCCACCACGCTCAGTTACACCGATAACGACCTGACGCTGGGAGCCACTTATCACTACGTCGTCAGCGCGGTCAATAACGTGGGTGAAAGCGCGAATTCGAACGAGTCCACCATCACCGTTACAGGCGGATACGCGGCCAATTCAGGCGGTTCCTCGGCCGGCAGATTCGCTGCCGACACATGCTACGACGGCGGGTACACCTATATGACCAGTGCGTCGGTCGATACAACCGGCGCGACCGATCCGGCACCGCAGGCCGTCTATCAGTCGGAGCGGTGGGCGTCTCCGTCGTTCACTTACACCTTCCCCAATCTCGTCGCCGGTGCCGAGTACACTGTCCGCCTGCACTTCGCCGAGATCTACTTCACATCCGCCGGCAAACGCAGGTTCAATGTGAGCATCAACGGAGCGCAGGTGCTCACCAATTTTGACATCATCGGCACGGCCGGTGCGGCCAATAAGGCCGTCGTTCACACATTCACAACCAACGCCAACCCGAGCGGCCAAGTCATCATCCAGTATTCAGCAGGCTCGGCCGACAATCCCAAAGCCGGCGGCATCGAAATCATCCGCAACCTCCCGCCGGTCTATATGGGCGATTTCGATCAGGATCTCGACGTCGATCAAAGAGATTTCGGCCTGCTCCAGGCGTGCCTGAGCGGAAATGGCATCACGCAAAACGATCCTTCATGCACCGCCGCCGATCTGGACGGCGATGCCGATGTCGACCTGGCTGATTTCGGCGTCTTCCTGAACTGCCTGAGCGGCGAGCGGGTGATGCCGCCAGAAAGCTGCCGCACGTAG
- a CDS encoding N-6 DNA methylase, producing the protein MLASSVPSPARVGESSDTKSALDAILDEPLLAEAWQPGNEESLGWFYQYFNEPDIAVFRGSRPPKVTAELLPAKTQLFTPRWIVRFLVENTLGRLWLQMHPDSRLADRLEYLVPPAEPLPHAKLKPACEIRVLDPACGAMHFGLVVFDLLAEMYREELEHTGQPGWPDRPSVAGKSAIPAAILANNLFGFDIDPLAVRLSAVTLYLKAVSLTPNTPIVPLHLYCADALRLAGGMLWEHNREIGEATTDVFEATYDVVVTNPPYLDSRDYDASLKSFIANAYPAGKRNLYGAFLERCVGLLAEGARLGIITPQTFMFISSFADLRDVLRRSVAIETLVQGGLGTFPDAVVDAAFYVLRREADPGNRDDCLGTFFRLTRASGAQAKQQAFEQAVTVLRRGEADSRVFRCRQGDFDHLPGRPWVFWITPRVRGLFDHLPRLREIARPTVGLQTSDNFRFLRFWWEVFFRDDPDDAVAANRCIAFGCRDRAAALATGRKWFPHIKGGDFRRWYGNQEYVVNWANDGAEIRTLGIESGKVASRPQNMDYYFRSGVTWTHTSSRGLSVRILPPGFICNVEGMAAFQLDGRGSSLETLAIMNSSFARHVIDLLNPTVHFGGREVGDLPYPQADPSAVEALESHVSRAIELARRNSLEDETTWEFVQPPDWRTGPEAAKRRRQELAEIERLIDEEVYTLYVLGPEDRAAIEADVNGDPPQPPLAKGGRTASRLPRGGGERGGSLCRDSHLDTGDARFPPRNEVGGKDSPDEVCENGFSHERDEGCEKGFSHERDEGCENGFSHQRRVDLAHQRRVDLAHQRRV; encoded by the coding sequence TTGTTAGCGTCTTCCGTCCCATCCCCAGCGAGGGTTGGGGAGTCATCGGACACCAAGTCCGCACTTGACGCGATTCTGGATGAGCCTCTTCTCGCGGAGGCGTGGCAGCCCGGCAACGAGGAGAGCCTGGGCTGGTTCTACCAATACTTCAACGAGCCGGACATCGCGGTCTTTCGCGGTTCGCGTCCGCCGAAGGTGACGGCCGAGCTGCTCCCAGCCAAGACGCAGCTTTTCACGCCCCGATGGATCGTGCGGTTCCTGGTCGAGAACACCCTCGGCCGGCTGTGGTTGCAGATGCATCCCGATTCGCGCCTGGCCGACCGGTTAGAATACCTTGTCCCGCCGGCTGAGCCGCTGCCGCATGCGAAGCTGAAGCCGGCTTGCGAGATTCGCGTCCTCGATCCGGCCTGCGGAGCGATGCACTTCGGGCTTGTGGTCTTCGATTTGCTGGCGGAGATGTATCGCGAGGAGCTGGAGCACACCGGGCAGCCAGGTTGGCCCGATCGACCTTCGGTCGCCGGTAAGTCGGCGATTCCAGCCGCGATTCTGGCCAATAATCTGTTCGGTTTCGATATTGATCCCTTGGCCGTGCGACTGTCGGCCGTGACGTTGTATCTGAAGGCGGTTTCTCTTACTCCGAACACGCCGATAGTCCCTCTGCATTTGTACTGCGCCGATGCTTTGCGGCTTGCGGGAGGCATGTTGTGGGAGCACAACAGGGAGATTGGGGAAGCGACCACAGATGTTTTCGAGGCGACCTATGACGTTGTCGTGACTAATCCGCCGTATCTCGATAGCCGGGATTACGACGCCTCGCTCAAGTCATTCATCGCCAATGCTTATCCGGCCGGCAAACGCAACCTCTATGGTGCTTTTCTTGAGCGATGCGTTGGCCTTCTCGCCGAAGGCGCGCGGTTAGGTATCATCACCCCGCAGACGTTCATGTTCATATCGAGTTTTGCCGACCTGCGGGATGTGCTGCGTCGTTCGGTTGCCATCGAGACGCTCGTACAAGGCGGGCTGGGTACGTTTCCCGACGCGGTGGTCGATGCCGCATTCTACGTGCTCCGCCGCGAGGCAGACCCTGGGAACCGTGACGACTGCTTGGGGACATTCTTCCGCCTCACCCGGGCTTCGGGCGCGCAGGCCAAGCAACAGGCGTTCGAGCAAGCGGTTACCGTGTTGCGGCGCGGGGAAGCCGACAGCCGAGTCTTCCGCTGCCGACAAGGGGATTTCGATCATTTGCCTGGCCGGCCCTGGGTGTTTTGGATCACGCCTCGCGTGCGAGGTCTGTTCGACCACCTGCCGAGGCTGCGTGAGATCGCCCGGCCGACAGTGGGTTTGCAGACCAGTGACAATTTCCGCTTTCTGCGTTTCTGGTGGGAAGTGTTCTTTCGAGATGATCCCGATGATGCGGTTGCCGCCAATCGGTGCATTGCTTTCGGTTGCCGCGATCGCGCCGCCGCCCTGGCCACCGGCCGCAAGTGGTTCCCGCATATCAAGGGTGGCGACTTTCGTCGCTGGTACGGCAACCAGGAATACGTCGTTAATTGGGCGAACGACGGGGCCGAGATTCGCACACTGGGTATCGAATCAGGCAAGGTGGCGTCGCGGCCGCAGAACATGGACTATTACTTCCGGTCCGGTGTCACCTGGACCCACACCAGCTCACGGGGGTTGAGCGTTCGTATCCTGCCGCCGGGGTTTATCTGCAATGTGGAAGGCATGGCGGCGTTTCAGTTAGACGGCCGCGGGTCGTCGCTGGAAACGCTGGCGATCATGAACTCGAGCTTCGCCCGCCATGTGATCGATCTGCTGAATCCGACGGTTCATTTCGGTGGGCGGGAGGTCGGCGATCTGCCGTACCCGCAGGCGGATCCATCAGCGGTGGAGGCGCTTGAGTCGCACGTCTCGCGGGCCATTGAACTGGCACGCCGGAACAGTCTGGAGGATGAGACGACCTGGGAGTTTGTCCAGCCGCCGGATTGGAGAACCGGGCCGGAAGCTGCGAAGCGGCGTCGTCAGGAACTGGCGGAGATCGAGCGGCTGATTGATGAGGAGGTTTATACGCTGTATGTGCTTGGCCCGGAGGATCGGGCGGCTATCGAGGCGGATGTGAACGGAGACCCCCCCCAGCCCCCCCTTGCCAAGGGGGGGAGGACGGCGAGCCGCTTGCCAAGGGGGGGAGGTGAGAGGGGAGGCTCGCTGTGTCGAGATTCCCATCTCGACACGGGTGACGCGAGATTCCCGCCCCGCAATGAGGTGGGAGGAAAGGATTCGCCGGATGAAGTGTGCGAGAACGGATTCTCGCACGAGCGAGATGAGGGGTGCGAGAAAGGATTCTCGCACGAGCGAGATGAGGGGTGCGAGAACGGATTCTCGCACCAGCGGCGTGTGGATCTGGCTCACCAGCGGCGTGTGGATCTGGCTCACCAGCGGCGTGT
- a CDS encoding site-2 protease family protein, which yields MRLRRSWLPAAMIERILDPGLLDALVGARLNQLGRCQEALEWCDRGLRIARNPRTKAILHECAAMVHSTIGDATRCEQHLTALAEVLQKHRIPEIEWGATAMFCANNLGQLEEAWQIARQESDRRGGQVSNRWVAAAIQALENLGRHAEVLHLTEWVLQQGTQRTRSIPAAHNPEAAVGAAELRASYLRTIHGLSLLGGAESTLESGQYDLCERYLAVLESIDLKEPVLRALLTGLRSKLSAHTGDRAAVVDAARTIDELTAKYPEHRRLRPVANLALAESWQILGEHERAISLLSQIDPAVLSLVDRSLLAALMAKSLETLGQTAQAQAKREEAQRLAPAAYWNRPSEAADEAAVETAAPGITLPGETLIIRSAVEPLADQPVEPVASGTACAAWILAVPALIPLVGSLPAIALFILSLILLFRDKRRLHDRRVGVAGLAISVFSLGCAGLAGFNVAKMALDHIRSKHAAAKTEYSDAEQEESQDAPPVTSFAPEHEQDETDDIPVLEETEEPAPMPASTLPEEGIRKQPQPIWHHVVVLAVLVVSIIFHEIAHGVAAWWSGDPTARDLGRLNLNPIRHIDPFGSIIVPLVLSLLPGDTVIGWAKPVPVRPQKYRNFRRGNLGVSLAGVSLNLMLALFAANILMVLIILLGVVHPAERYFDPVALLLGRLHLPGVPYASLWVGGIKICTTAVLINLALANLNLLPLPPLDGFGALHSFLPNFASALANKLGGVGLIVLFFLLASRIGYILFAPTIVVGALLLLLVMFLGGWAI from the coding sequence ATGCGGCTGCGCAGATCCTGGCTCCCGGCGGCGATGATTGAACGGATCCTCGACCCCGGCCTCCTGGATGCGCTCGTCGGCGCCCGGCTTAACCAACTCGGCCGGTGCCAGGAGGCCCTGGAATGGTGCGATCGAGGATTGCGTATCGCCCGCAATCCGAGAACCAAGGCCATTCTCCACGAATGTGCTGCGATGGTCCATTCCACGATCGGCGACGCGACGCGATGCGAACAGCACTTAACCGCCTTGGCCGAAGTACTCCAGAAGCATCGCATACCGGAGATCGAATGGGGCGCAACCGCGATGTTCTGCGCGAACAACCTTGGCCAACTCGAAGAGGCTTGGCAGATCGCCCGCCAGGAAAGCGATCGGCGCGGCGGGCAAGTCTCCAACCGCTGGGTGGCGGCGGCGATCCAGGCGCTCGAGAATCTCGGGCGGCACGCGGAGGTGTTACATCTGACCGAATGGGTCCTCCAACAGGGCACGCAGAGGACAAGGTCCATCCCCGCGGCTCACAATCCCGAGGCCGCCGTCGGCGCCGCGGAGCTTCGCGCGAGCTACCTGCGCACCATTCACGGGTTATCCTTGCTGGGCGGGGCCGAGTCCACCCTGGAGAGCGGACAATACGACCTCTGCGAGCGCTATCTCGCCGTTCTGGAGTCCATCGACCTGAAGGAACCTGTCCTTCGTGCTCTCCTGACCGGCCTGCGATCCAAGCTGTCCGCTCACACAGGTGATCGCGCGGCCGTTGTCGACGCCGCACGGACCATCGACGAGCTGACAGCCAAGTACCCGGAGCATCGGCGCCTTCGACCCGTCGCGAACCTGGCGCTCGCCGAGTCTTGGCAAATACTTGGCGAGCATGAGAGAGCCATCTCTCTGTTGTCTCAAATCGATCCGGCCGTGCTGTCGCTGGTGGATCGATCGCTCTTGGCCGCACTGATGGCCAAGTCGCTCGAAACCCTCGGCCAGACCGCACAGGCCCAGGCAAAACGCGAAGAGGCGCAGCGACTGGCTCCGGCGGCATACTGGAACCGGCCGTCCGAGGCCGCTGACGAAGCCGCCGTCGAGACCGCCGCGCCGGGGATCACTCTGCCCGGCGAGACGTTGATCATCAGGTCCGCTGTGGAACCTCTGGCAGACCAGCCCGTCGAGCCTGTGGCATCCGGCACGGCGTGCGCGGCATGGATCTTGGCCGTCCCGGCGCTGATACCCCTTGTGGGAAGCCTGCCGGCCATCGCCCTGTTCATCCTGTCACTGATCCTGCTGTTTCGCGACAAACGTCGACTCCACGACCGCCGCGTTGGCGTTGCCGGACTGGCCATCTCCGTTTTTTCCCTGGGCTGCGCAGGTCTGGCCGGATTCAACGTCGCAAAGATGGCCTTGGATCACATACGCAGCAAGCACGCTGCTGCCAAGACCGAGTATTCCGATGCGGAACAGGAGGAGTCGCAGGATGCGCCTCCCGTCACTTCATTTGCTCCGGAGCACGAGCAGGACGAGACGGACGACATTCCCGTGCTCGAAGAGACTGAGGAACCTGCGCCGATGCCCGCGAGCACGCTGCCCGAGGAAGGAATCCGGAAACAACCGCAGCCCATCTGGCACCACGTCGTGGTTCTTGCGGTGCTCGTGGTGTCGATCATCTTCCATGAAATCGCCCATGGCGTCGCCGCCTGGTGGTCGGGCGATCCGACGGCCCGCGACCTCGGCCGGCTCAACCTCAATCCCATCCGGCACATCGATCCCTTCGGCAGTATCATCGTGCCATTGGTGCTCAGTCTTCTACCGGGAGACACCGTCATCGGCTGGGCCAAGCCCGTCCCCGTCCGGCCGCAGAAGTACCGAAACTTCCGGCGTGGCAATCTCGGCGTCTCGTTGGCCGGCGTATCCCTGAACCTGATGCTGGCCCTCTTCGCGGCAAACATCCTCATGGTCCTTATTATCCTTCTCGGCGTTGTGCACCCGGCCGAGCGGTATTTCGACCCGGTGGCACTGCTTCTGGGGCGCCTCCATTTGCCGGGCGTGCCCTACGCCTCGTTGTGGGTCGGGGGAATCAAGATTTGCACGACGGCAGTGCTCATCAACCTGGCGCTGGCGAATCTCAACTTGCTGCCCCTCCCGCCGCTGGATGGTTTCGGCGCATTGCACAGCTTCCTGCCCAACTTCGCGTCGGCGCTGGCTAACAAGCTCGGTGGGGTGGGCCTGATCGTTTTGTTCTTCCTGCTGGCCAGCAGAATAGGCTACATCCTGTTCGCGCCCACGATCGTGGTCGGCGCGCTGCTCCTGCTGCTGGTCATGTTTCTCGGCGGATGGGCGATTTGA
- a CDS encoding IS5 family transposase (programmed frameshift) — translation MRRHEIGDEQWNKIKDLLPGKPSDPGRTARDNRGFINAVLWIAKTGAPWRDLPERFGNWNSVFQRFNRWAKRGVWQRLLRAWQDPDLERLMLDSTIIRAHQHAAGAKKGGDDEALGWSRGGFGTKLHLAVEAQGRPVELTLTGGQVHDITQANRLLADHKPDYVIADKAYDCDELVAEIKDRGSTPVIPSRAGRTVQRRVLRKQYRQHNLAERFVNRIKRFRRVATRYEKTARNFMSFVQLAALFCWMT, via the exons ATGCGACGGCACGAGATCGGCGACGAGCAATGGAACAAGATCAAGGATTTGTTGCCCGGCAAGCCGAGCGACCCGGGGCGAACAGCCCGGGACAATCGCGGGTTCATCAACGCGGTTTTGTGGATCGCCAAGACGGGGGCTCCCTGGCGTGACTTGCCGGAGCGTTTTGGGAACTGGAACTCCGTCTTCCAGCGATTCAACCGCTGGGCCAAACGCGGCGTATGGCAGCGGTTGTTGCGGGCCTGGCAGGATCCGGACTTAGAGCGTCTGATGCTCGACTCGACTATCATTCGGGCCCACCAGCACGCCGCGGGGGCG AAAAAAGGGGGCGATGATGAGGCCCTGGGGTGGTCGCGTGGCGGATTCGGCACCAAGCTGCACCTGGCCGTCGAAGCCCAGGGCCGTCCGGTGGAACTGACGCTGACGGGGGGCCAGGTTCACGACATCACCCAGGCGAACCGATTGCTGGCTGACCATAAGCCGGACTATGTGATTGCGGACAAGGCGTACGATTGCGACGAACTGGTGGCCGAAATCAAGGACCGCGGGAGCACGCCGGTGATTCCTTCCCGGGCGGGTCGGACGGTCCAGCGACGTGTGCTGAGGAAGCAGTACCGGCAACACAACCTGGCGGAGCGATTTGTGAATCGGATCAAGCGTTTTCGTCGCGTCGCCACCCGCTACGAGAAAACCGCCCGGAACTTCATGAGCTTCGTCCAACTCGCCGCCCTCTTTTGTTGGATGACCTGA
- the mtnP gene encoding S-methyl-5'-thioadenosine phosphorylase, with amino-acid sequence MADARIGIIGGSGLGQVLAEQVGGKQVQVETPFGNPSGPILLTRWAGSDIAFLSRHGPGHLLNPSNVPYRANIYALKSLGVTHIVASGATGSLREDIEPRHLVICDQVIDRTFRRESTFFDRGIVAHVEFAEPFCPRLRALLRSVGEKIGARVHSAGTYVCMEGPQFSTVAESRMYQQCGGDLIGMTAMPEAKLAREAEICYALIALPTDYDCWRPHEAGKDREALLREIIGNLNAVTTNAIELLRAAMPALAGQIDAPCACREALAMAIWSDRSRIASADVERLSLLVGRYFT; translated from the coding sequence GTGGCTGACGCAAGAATCGGGATCATCGGCGGTTCGGGACTCGGGCAGGTCTTGGCCGAGCAGGTTGGCGGCAAGCAGGTGCAGGTGGAGACGCCGTTCGGGAATCCGAGCGGCCCGATCCTCCTGACGCGATGGGCGGGTTCAGATATTGCTTTTCTCTCACGTCACGGACCCGGCCACCTGCTGAATCCCTCAAATGTGCCGTATCGAGCGAACATCTACGCTCTGAAGTCGTTGGGAGTCACGCACATCGTGGCCAGCGGGGCGACCGGCAGCCTGCGAGAGGACATCGAGCCCCGCCATCTGGTCATCTGCGATCAGGTCATCGACCGGACCTTCCGTCGAGAAAGCACCTTTTTCGATCGCGGTATCGTGGCGCATGTTGAGTTTGCGGAGCCTTTCTGCCCCAGGTTGCGAGCTTTGCTCAGGTCGGTCGGCGAGAAGATCGGCGCTCGCGTCCACTCGGCGGGAACCTACGTATGCATGGAAGGACCGCAGTTTTCGACGGTGGCCGAGTCGCGTATGTATCAGCAGTGCGGCGGCGACCTGATCGGCATGACCGCGATGCCCGAAGCCAAGCTTGCCCGCGAGGCCGAAATCTGTTACGCCCTGATCGCCTTGCCCACTGACTACGATTGCTGGCGGCCTCACGAAGCGGGCAAAGATCGTGAGGCCCTGCTGCGAGAGATCATTGGCAATCTCAACGCCGTCACCACCAACGCGATCGAGCTTTTGCGGGCGGCAATGCCGGCGCTGGCGGGGCAGATCGATGCCCCTTGTGCCTGCCGCGAGGCCTTGGCGATGGCCATCT